The genomic region AAATTGGCATACCTGCATTTTAGGTAGCCAGTCTCTGAGAACTGCACTCAAGGCCGCTTCATCTGCCGGCTCAGGGGAAACCAGTTTTTCTCCTTGATAAATCGACACGGTAAAAGGGGCATCGAGGTCTATCTCAGGCTCAGGTGCTACTTTCTCGAATGTCACGCAGCCTGACATGAAAAGCAGCGCAAGTAACAGTGATATGTGACAGATTGATTTCATCTTTCGAGCAGAACAATGTGGCGTGTGGCGGCCTTAGTCACTTCCTGTTTTTACCTGTTCTGTCGCTATCCTTTCCAAAATCAGTTTCAAATTTTGCATGTCTTCGCACCGGCGCATAAATTGCCCAGCGCCAAGGCGATGCGTGTATGGGGACTGTTTTGATAGCTTGCTTTCAGGAGGAATCTTGGGAACATTCGGCAGATACTTGCCCCAAGCGGGCAGCGTGTTTTTACCTTTTAAGCGAGATATGGCCGATTCCTGGGAAATTTTGAAGCTGCTGGCGGACTCCACCCGAGTGCGCATTCTTTCGCTTTTGGCCAAGGAGGAGTTGTCGGTGGCCGAGCTACAGGAAGTTCTGGATATGGGGCAGTCTCGGATTTCCTCTCACCTGGGGCTGCTGCGCCAGGGCGAGCTGGTCCATGACCGGCGGGAAGGAAAGAAGACCTATTATGCCTTGAACGGGGGGAGCAACGCGAACGAGGCGGCCCTCATGCAGGCGGCCTGCAGGGCGGTGGAGGATAGTCCGCAGATCGCGGAAGATACCGCCAACCTGAAGCGCGTGCTGGAAAAGCGGAAGCGCAAGGCGGAGGAGTATTTCAACTCGGTGGCCGGTCGCCTGGGCAAGAATTACTGTCCGGGACGGAGCTGGGAGGCGATTGGGCACTTTTTGCTGCACCTGACGCCCAAGATCCGGATTGCCGATCTGGGCGCGGGCGAAGGCCTGGTTTCGCAGCTCTTGGCCCGTCGGGCCGAGCAGGTGGTCTGTGTGGACAATTCCCCTAAGATGATCGAGTTCGGCAGCGAGCTGGCGAAGAAGAACGGCTTTTCGAATTTGAGCTACAAGCTGGGCGATATCGAAGCGGTGCCTTTGAAGGACAAGAGCTTCGACCTGGCCCTGCTCAGCCAGGCACTGCACCATGCCTCACATCCGCAGAAGGCGGTCGACGAGGCCTACCGTATCCTCAAGCCCGGCGGGCAGCTCATCATCATCGACCTGTTGGAGCACCATTTTGAAAAGGCCCATGAGTTGTATGCCGATGTCTGGCTCGGATTTTCGGAAAACAAGCTTTACCAGTTCATGAAGGACGCCGGATTTCGTCAGATCGAAGTCAATGTGGTGGCCCGCGAGGAAGCCGAGCCGAACTTCGAGACCGTGCTGGCCTGCGGTGTTAAGGGGTGAAGCCCTTCGACAGGCTCAGGGCAGGCGGGATACGGGATTCGGGATACGTGATATGGGGGCAGTGGATCTGCGTTCAGGGATCTTGCCGTGCATAAAAGCTGGTGTCGATGACATCGGGCAAGGTGGAGGCGCGGAAGCGCATCCCTCCAGTACCCTGGAGTTTATCAATGAGCTGCGTACTTACTGGCGTGACTTGCGGACGAGTTCGAGCCAGCGGGAAGCGGCGGGGGAGAGGGGGATCCCTCGGCGCCACATGAGTCCGAGCCGCCAGCGCAGGTCTTTCTCGTCGATCCGAGCGGTGGCGATGGAGAGCTTGCCACGGGCTTCCACTTCGAGCCGGGGGAGCAGGGAGATCCCGAGACCGGCGGAGACGAGGGCGATAATGAAATCGGCATGGGCGCCACGTGCGGCGACGTTGAGTTCGATCTGCCGTTTGCGGCAGGCTTTGGCGAGGATCGTATTCAGGACAAAGCCGCGTTCGAAGAGAATGAAGGGGCTGCTGGCCAGTTCCTTGAACTTGACTTGTTCGCGGCCGGCGAGGGGATGGTTGTTCGGAAGCAGGGCGACCAAGGGCTCATCGATGACCAGTTGCCATTCAAAGTCGGCCGGAACCGGGTCGAGGGTGGCGCCCATTTCGATCTCGCCCGAGCGGAGTAATCCTTCCAAGTGCTGGCTGCCTTGTTCGTGCAAGTCGACCTCGATCCCGGGATAGCGCTGACGGTAGGCGGCGACCAGCGGCGCGAAGAGTACGCTGCTCCCGAGGGCGGGCAGTCCCAGGCGCAGATGGCCGGTTTCCATGCCATGGAACTCCGCCAGTTCCGCCTGCAGGTATTCCCGTTCGGCCAGCATGGCGGTGGCGCGGCGCAAGACCATCTCGCCGGCATCTGTCAACTGGACGCCATCACTGAGACGGTTGAGCAGGCGTGAGCCGCATTCGAATTCCAGCTGGGAGAGCGCCTTGCTGATTGTCGGCTGGGTCGTGCCGAGGGCACGCGCCGCTGCGGAAAAGCCGCCGTGCCGCACGACTTCGACAAAACACTCCAAATGCCTCAACTCCATGTAATTCCAATTTGGAATATAAAGTATTCTGTCAATTCATTATCAGAATGAACGCGCTCTGTGCTATATTCCGGCGATATGGAATCGATCCCTGCCGATACCGACATTGCGACAAGACCTGCGCCTTCACACCAGCGCTGGATACAAGTGCTTGCCTTGATCCTGATCTGGTGTCTGGGGCAGCGATTCACGACCGCCCTGAATTGGCCGCTGCCGGGGAGCCTGATCGGCTTGGGCTTGCTTTGGTTCCTTCTGGACCGCGGACTCATTCCTGCCCGCTGGGTGGAAGCGGGGGCTGATGGCTTGCTCAACCATTTGATGCTTTTCTTTGTCCCGGCCATGCTCGCGCTGGTCGACCGTCCGGAATTGCTCAGCCTGCTCGGGGTCAAGTTGCTCATTACGGTGCTGTTGAGCACCTTGGCCGTCATGTGCGGGACGGCCTGCGTTGTGGAAGTCGGCTTCCGCCTGCGTCATGCCAGCGATTGCTAAAGCGGTCTTCTGGTGCCTGTGTACCCTGTTGGTGTACGCCGCCGCGCGCGGACTGCACCGTAAGTACGGGCGTTGGTGGAGTTCGCCCATGCTTGTGACCTGGGTTGGCTGCGGGGCGCTCATCCTTGCCTTTCATGCCTCCTACCACGACTACCTTCTGGGCACGCACTGGTTGGTCTGGCTGCTGGGGCCGGCAACGGTGGCCTTTGCCATTCCGATCCACCGGCATCGTGCGTTGATCCGGCGTCATTGGTTGCTGCTCTGCATCGGTGTTGTCGTTGGCAGCTTGATTGCGATTGCGACCTCTTGGGGGCTGGCTTCGGTCTTTCACCTGACGCCGGAACTGCGGGCCAGCCTTCTGCCGCGCTCGGTTACGACACCACTGGCGATGGAAGCCTCGTCACGACTGGGTGGCATTCCGGAACTGACCGCTGTATTCACCGCCTTGACGGGGCTCTTTGGGGCGGCGGTGGGCGAAACCCTACTGGGCTATTTGCCCATCCGCTCCACTTTCGCCAAGGGGGCGCTGTTCGGCATGGGCGCGCATGGTGCCGGGGTGGCCCGGGCCCGCGAGATGGGACAGGAGGAAGGTGTGGTGGCCAGTCTCATCATGATTCTGGCCGGTTTGCTCAACGTGATCGCGGCAGGCTGCCTGCAAGCGATGTTTCATTGAGTTGAAGGCCCGAGCGAACGTTAAGGGACATCCGGTGTTTCAATCCATACAAGGGCAACATCCGATCGGCCTGTCGCTGGACAGCCCGTGCCACGCCTTGCAGGCTTACTGAACGTCGGTCGGCAGTTTTTGGACGCGGGCTTCGAGGCGCTTGATTGTGGCCGCCGCTTCCGTGGGATTGAAATCCTTGCCGACATTGAGGACGGCACTGGCGAGGAAGGCATCGATCACGACGGCATGTGAGGTGTCGGTGAGGACGCCGATAAAGCGGCTGTTCTTGGTGAATGCAAGGTCGCCCCGGGAGGAGGCGAAGTCCGCCAGAAGCTCGCCCAGCGCGGGGCGGTCCATCTTGAGGAATTTCTCGCTGCTGGTCAGGCGTCGAAAGCCGGTCCG from Coraliomargarita parva harbors:
- a CDS encoding LysR family transcriptional regulator, which gives rise to MELRHLECFVEVVRHGGFSAAARALGTTQPTISKALSQLEFECGSRLLNRLSDGVQLTDAGEMVLRRATAMLAEREYLQAELAEFHGMETGHLRLGLPALGSSVLFAPLVAAYRQRYPGIEVDLHEQGSQHLEGLLRSGEIEMGATLDPVPADFEWQLVIDEPLVALLPNNHPLAGREQVKFKELASSPFILFERGFVLNTILAKACRKRQIELNVAARGAHADFIIALVSAGLGISLLPRLEVEARGKLSIATARIDEKDLRWRLGLMWRRGIPLSPAASRWLELVRKSRQ
- a CDS encoding ArsR/SmtB family transcription factor; amino-acid sequence: MADSWEILKLLADSTRVRILSLLAKEELSVAELQEVLDMGQSRISSHLGLLRQGELVHDRREGKKTYYALNGGSNANEAALMQAACRAVEDSPQIAEDTANLKRVLEKRKRKAEEYFNSVAGRLGKNYCPGRSWEAIGHFLLHLTPKIRIADLGAGEGLVSQLLARRAEQVVCVDNSPKMIEFGSELAKKNGFSNLSYKLGDIEAVPLKDKSFDLALLSQALHHASHPQKAVDEAYRILKPGGQLIIIDLLEHHFEKAHELYADVWLGFSENKLYQFMKDAGFRQIEVNVVAREEAEPNFETVLACGVKG
- a CDS encoding CidA/LrgA family protein; protein product: MESIPADTDIATRPAPSHQRWIQVLALILIWCLGQRFTTALNWPLPGSLIGLGLLWFLLDRGLIPARWVEAGADGLLNHLMLFFVPAMLALVDRPELLSLLGVKLLITVLLSTLAVMCGTACVVEVGFRLRHASDC
- a CDS encoding LrgB family protein, producing MPAIAKAVFWCLCTLLVYAAARGLHRKYGRWWSSPMLVTWVGCGALILAFHASYHDYLLGTHWLVWLLGPATVAFAIPIHRHRALIRRHWLLLCIGVVVGSLIAIATSWGLASVFHLTPELRASLLPRSVTTPLAMEASSRLGGIPELTAVFTALTGLFGAAVGETLLGYLPIRSTFAKGALFGMGAHGAGVARAREMGQEEGVVASLIMILAGLLNVIAAGCLQAMFH